The segment TACCTATagaaaatgtagttgggacttccaacTCACTTGAACATGTCCACGGTGTTCAATCTATTGATGTTCGAGATACCGAGATTCAACTGTAGATGTCAATATGTGGGCGTTTTTAAGATAATTTGAAATACAGACAATACAGTAGGATTACACTTTGTCTGTGTTGATTTTGTAGCACTGTGGAGTATTGTGACCTTGCGGATggttaacagaagactgtgaccttgaatctgaagatctgtgatgaCGACTGGAtgtttgattaattgattggatattgtttaacgtccctctcgagaatatttcactcatatggagacgtcactactgccggtgaagTGTTGcaaaaatctaggcctatgctcggcactaatggccattgaacagggagggatctttatcgtgccacacctgctgtgacaccggatctcggtttttgcggtctcatccgaaggacaacctcatttagtcgcctcatacgacaagtaaggggggtactgaggatctattctaacccggatccccacgtgaCCGGATGTAATTATATATCTGTGTACACTATATAGAGTACAATCTTACATtgttactgagtacttacttagatttatagtacatgtactgtaataGAATGACAGGGTGTTTAAGATCATTCtattacagtacatgtactataaatctaagtaagtactcagtaacaATGTAAGATTGTACTCTATATAGTGTATACAGATATATAATACAGATAATAAATACAATAATTGACAAAAATAATGTTCTATCAGCTGTTCATCACACAAAAACAAgtaatgctacatgtatgtactcaGTAGTAGATGTACTATAATTCAAGGctataaaattcaaattcaattaaAATTAGTAATTAGCATGCTAACTTTTATTTTATCCTGTGTAATGAATAGGACACAACAGTCAACACGTGCATATGTTCTCGCTGCTCTTTATTTCTACTTTTTAAATTATTCCGCGCCGCATCACATGACCAAAAGTGCGGGAAACAGAGGGTGTTAAGATTATCATTGCATCAATGAAAATAGTGCAATTAGATATTATAAATTCAGATATTACATCCCTCAGAAATTTACCAAAGaacatactttttttttaaaaccaccAAACAGTAAagaataacatgattatacaACTATCGAGAACAAGTTATAAAGCTTATACAAATCACAAAACAATACAGTTATAAGTTTAACAATTGATTTGTTCATGCACAAGTCACTTGGTTACAAAGTCCTTCAGAACACTGGGTTGTCTGACAAAACGGTCGGACCTGGTGACGTACGGGTTTCGGCGCATTCACAGGTGAATTAAGAGTAGGTCTTTCCGGTGTTTTAGGTGTTTTCGGTTTCGCGTTTTCCGTATAAGGAATTGTCTCTTCTCCTTCCTCCTCCTCGAGAATTTCACCATTGCGCGACTGTGTTACATCATTTGGGTATGCGATTTTCTTGAAGAATGATGAGTTGCGTGTAACAGACTTTGTCGAAATAGATAAAGGAGTAGTGGATATCATAGTTCCTCTAGCTTTCACAACaacgtggggatctgggttataAGCCGGTGTCAACTTGTTTCTCGTCTCGTTCCTGATGAGGACGGTATCTCCACTCTTAATATCTCAAGTCGTACTCCTGTTGCCCAGCTTCATTTTCCGCCTCGCGTATTCATCTTGTTGTCTGGCAATTTCGTCCATGCCACGAATGGAAGTCTTAGATACCTGCGGAAGTTTGGTCCTCGTGTCAAGACCAAACATAAGAGTGAACGGACTGAATCCAGTAGACGGGTGCGGGGTGTTCCTGTATTGACGAAGGAAACGGTACAGTTCTTGTTTCCAGTTTTTCTTCTCAACATGTGCAGCTCGAACTGCTTTCATCATCGGCTTGTTAAAGGATTCCGCCTGTGCGTTCGCTCGAGGCCATCGGGGTGCGATCTTTCGGTGATGAAAACCAGTGTTTTCCGAGTATTCCTTGAATGCAGCGGAATTGAACGGACTTCCGTTGTCAGTTTTCACAACTTTCGGAATTCCAAACATAGAAATGACCTTGTCTAGGACAGGAATAGTTGCATTAGCTGAGGTAGACTTCATGATCTCCACCACTGGATATCTAGTGAACTCATCGGTGACCACAAATAAGTATTCACCTGACGGTAAAGGTCCACAAAAGTCAGCACTTAGGTTTTTCCATGGTCCACTCGGCATATCGGACATCTTAAACGGTTCAATACGACTAGGCTTGTCGATAACGCTCTGGCAAGCTAAACAGAACTTTAGCACATTCTCAACTAAATCATTTAAACCAGGGAACCACACTTTTGAACGCAATAGGGCTTTAGTGCGACTAATTCCTTGGTGCCCTTCATGAGCGATAGCGAGAGATTTTGGTAACACTAAACGACCATCTCTGAGCAAACCATTGTCAGTATACACTACTAACTCGTCTTGAACACTGCGTAAAGCCTGTAATTCTAACAAATCGACAGACTCGTCTTCCAAGCGCTTCATTTCGTGCCAGTTTCCTGTACGCGAAAATTCTATAGCTTTTTGCATTGTCTTGTCAAGGCTAGTGGCCATCTTGACTTCATCAAGGGTCGGCAACGAATCGCAGATAGTGATCAGCAATATCCTCCTCTCGTGATAGCTTGCTTGTCGATACGGGATGTCTAGACATATAGTCGGCTGGGTTATCCTTCCCGGGGCGGTAACTAATTTCCATCTTGTAAGGTTGTAGTCTGAGTCCCCATCTCTCTATCCTGAGCGGCGGTTTGGCTCTTTTCCTGATAGATTCTAACGGTTTATGATCCGTCACAACTCGGAAATACGGGGCACCTCGTAAGTACATATCGAAGTGTTCACATGCCCAGACAATACCGAGGGCCTCGCGTTCAGTCTGGCTGTAGCGGGATTCTGTGGAACTCAACGATCTACTAGCGTACGCAACAACCTTGTTCTCCTGAGTGAGAATCGCACCCAAGCCAACTGGGCTAGCATCCACTATCAGTTCGACCATTTTGTTCGGATTATAGTATGCAATCAAAGTGTCACTAGACAGGAGCAATCTCAATTTGTTGAATGCGACATCCTGTTCGACAGTCCATGACCACGATATGTCTGCGCGTGTCAGACGTCTCAGAGGTTCACTAACAGTCGAGTAATCCGGAATGAACCTGTAGCAATATGAAGTCATGCCAAGAAAACTTCGGAGCTCGCGAACGTTAGATGGCTTCTGTGCATCACGTACAGCTGATACCTTTGCAGGGTCAGGTGATATTCCAGATTTGTTGAATACCAAGCCAGAAAATGTGATGTGATCACGGTTGAACTCACACTTGGATCGGTTAAGTTTCAGACCATTGTCATTCAATGTCTTAAGAGTGTCCTCAAGAGCTTTGTCATGCTCCTCCTGCGTTTTACCGAATATCAATATATCATCCGAGATATTCCTAGCACCTGCCACAGTCTGTATCACGCTTCGCACGGCTTCCTGAAATATTTCAGATGCTGAGGAAATGCCAAAGTTCAGACGTTTGTACCTGAGGATTCCTACGCGAGTGATGAAGGTGGTGATTGAACGACTTGCATGATCCAACTCGAGTTGGTGGTACCCTTGCCGAAGATCCAGCTTACTGAATACTGACGCACCATTGAGGTCGTGCATAAGCTCATCTACCGTAGGCATCAAATGTCGTTCACGGATGATTGCTTTGTTCGCCTCGCGCATGTCCACACATACTCGTATCTTGTCCGGGATTTTCTTAGGAACGCACACGATAGGCGACATTCATGGTGTTGGCTCGTTTCCTACGCGCTCTATGATGTCATCGTTTATCAGCTTTCGGACGCAGATGAAACGGCATACGTCTGATGCGTTGCGCAACGGGCTTCACTGAGGCATCAGTATGAATGTGAACTTTCTTATTCGAAAGTTTGCCAATTCCATTAAACACATCTTGGTACTTCCGAGTGACATCAGAGCTAGACAGTTGATTCACGATTTGTATTAGATCTAGAGAACGGCACGTAGAATAGCTTAACAATGCACCATTGTTACCACGAACAACATAAAACTTGTGTTTCTGTGTTGTTTCCTTCCATTGCACTGCGAGTAAACAGGTTCCAATAACGTCCAACGGCGTATCACCTCCATACGGTATGAGCTTAGCACCGTCCGTCTCGAGTCTCGGTTGACCTATTTTGAGGTAAGACGCGTCATCTAGAATGTTGACTGACGCTCCAGTGTCCAACAGAAAGTCACAATGAGTTCCATTAACCTTCAGACACTGTTTTGGTCCTTTACTACAATTAATGATGTACAAGTACTCATCATCTGTTGACGACTGGTCGTGATCTACGGCTAATTCACGCACTATGTTTGTCTTGGGTGTGCTTGAGTGGCTTCCCTTGCCTCCTTCACTCTTCTTCGATTTGCACACTCTCTCGAAGTGATTTAGTTTTTTTACAATTACGGCATTGTTTACCTTTAGCCGGGCATTCTGTTGCATGCGGATAAGGTCCTCCACATTTCTACACGTGCTGTTTGCGGCAGCGCTGACCTTGTCCTTGAACTGACCTTTTGGTTTTCCTGCCCGTCTGTGTTTCGAGTTAATTTTTGGTTTGTTCATAACATTCACAGAACGATCACATTGCTCTTCCATTGTTTGTGCCTGCAACTCGGCTACTTCCATCGCGCGACCTAAATCCATCAGATTCTGTAATGTCATATCAGGTTCACGCAGTGCTCTCCTTCGATCCAGCACTGAATTCCAATTGCTTTATCTTCGTCGCCAAATATTTTATCCTGTGTAATGAATAGGACACAACAGTCAACACGTGCATATGTTCTCGCTGCTCTTTATTTCTACTTTTTAAATTATTCCGCGCCCGCATCACATGACCAAAAGTGCGGGAAACAGAGGGTGTTAAGATTATCATTGCATCAATGAAAATAGTGCAATTAAATATTATAAATTCAGATATTACAACTTTAATCATgtttcattaattataataGTATAGATATTGTAAGATAAAATTACTAAGCAGCAGTAAGAGACTAATGTCAGTCAGTTAAACACAAAAACAAATAGACGTTAATTACATATCAGAACGTAAtaagtatatacattgtattaatTTAATAATGTTTCACTAAATACAAGCATTTTAAGATATAATTACTAGTATATATGAATTTAATAATGTTTCActaaatacaagtattttaagatataattactagcatatatgaatttaataatgtttcactaaatacatatatttaaaaatataattactCAACAGCagtttcgttttccgttccgcgttttagcatcACCCAAATGGAGGTGATCTTGGTAGAGTTCGAGTACCAACTATAGTCACAAAAGTAAAACTATAGTTCACCCGAATGTGCTTTGGTTTGCCGGAAGTGAACGAGTCTAGTAGAAAATTACTAACTATTCTATCACGTTGAAAATTACTAACTATTATATCACGATGATGGCGGACAAAGTATGAAAATGTGTAGTTTGAGCACGTTAGCAGAGATTAAATTTTGAGGAATATATgacagaaatcacaaagaggtgcatttttttcaattattttagtCGATTTTACTCATTTAGGCCCATACTTTAACATTTACTCATGCCCAAAGCATGGTAAGATTCAACAATCGATATCTAAATCAGTCATTCTCCACATGGATAGCAAACTtaataaatgcaataaaaaaaactattgtaaatttaatgattcATAATTTTGGGGAAATTTTCGATCCGGAAAAAACGGTTATCGAGAAACAAGCTGTAGCTAGTAGATTTATGCTGGTACATCTGTGATTCTTCAACGCCATCACCGAAAACTACATTGCAAAATTGACTGTTGTAATTACCGGTTATTTGAGAGTTCACTGAATTTGGTGAATTCTTCTGTTCGAAATAATCACAGGATTgttgaatttaaaattcattgtcaccgaaaattcaaatataaattcaaTTTATGATTCCGATGCCGAGAGATTAGAGCGTTCacccgcatgtggaaggcccggggttcgattcccggccgcgacacacctaagtcgttaaaaccggtagtgacagttccatcgccaaacgctcggcatcaggtgtgaatgtcacgggtcctcggagatgaccttaaaaacggatgacccgtgtcacagtaggtgtggcacgctaaagaaccctcactgctcaatggccgtaagcgccgagcataggtctaaatttgaagcccttcaccggtcttggtgacgtctccatatgagtgaaaattctcgagtgagacgttaagcaacatacaattaatcaatcaatcaatccgaTATACagaccaaaaaaataaaaaaaattctaaaaagtttgaataaaattttagaaCTGTCCTTGCATATTCACACATGTTTCAACTTTGAGAGATCCTGATAaccttcattcatatgtcgattcgatgtatccctgcgagctcgaaataaaggacaccacagagtcgtctcttctgcttcatacttagatattttattgaaagtagatattaacggcaaactaacaactcaactgtatgacaaacgggatgatttcatcttctccatcgtcaacttcccatatttatttagcaatattccattatcaccagtatatggtgtttatgtctctcaactgattcgatacgcaagagcctgttctgcttttggtcagtttttaaatcgaggcaagcttctaacaaacaagttgatggtacaggggtttcaacagtctcgattggagtcagcatttcgcaaattctatggtcgttataacgatctagttcctcaatacaacctatcattggatcaaatgctgtctgacatgtttcataccgattgttagaccgttcttgacacacttattttgactgcggataaatccgtttattatatagctaataaatagtctaatataaaatttgcgtaaaatctagagaatgttagcgttcaatatcctgagaatttattgaacgctaactttgcattgcgtaaattgtatgcgcccgaaacattccgagtataagcgttcaatattgacgttaccgtaacgacgtaaacaagccaaatatccgaatctgacagagccggtatttgatatttacttaagcaaaatgttttactgaacataaattatgatgtccccatttacaaattcagtttgcttcatgcatcaaTGACGGGTTAGATATTGAACTGCATtctgctgttattgcacaccttcaccttagacaGTGTTAGAtgcaatattgatgaattctcgtctattttggagtagtttgagtgaaaagggatataatttaacaactaaatactttaccTATAtgataaaagggttattgaacttatataggtgaatattggcactcgttgactgtcaaaatgcactcgcaagctcgtgcattttcacagccagcTCGTGCCAATactcaccaatataagttcaataaccctctattacctgatcaggatatagggctcacggcgggtgtgaccggtcaacagggaatgcatactcctactaggcacctgatcccacctctgatgtgtccaggggttcgtgtttgcccaaatatctattttgtatctatttattatgcccccgagatcgaagatcggggggcatattgtttttgtactgtctgtcattctgtaattctgtcattctgtaatgctgtcattctgtctaaaactttaaccttgctaataacttttgaacagtaagtgatagagctttgatatttcacatgagtattccttgtgacaagacctttccgtgggtaccaacattttttaccctgtgaccttgcccttggagtttgacctacttattgaaaactttaaccttgctaataacttttgaacaataagtgataaagctttgatatttcacatgagtgttccatgtgacaagacctttccgtgggtaccaatatttttgaccatgtgaccttgaccttggggtatgacctacttttgaaaactttaaccttgctaataacttttgaacagtaagtgatagagctttgatatttcacatgagtattccttgtgacaggacctttccgttggtattaaagcttctgaccttgacatttaacttacttttattttttttttacattggtcataacttctaaatggtaaatattagatctttcatattatacatgagcatttcttttgacaagatctttttactggtaccaagatatttgcccttgtgaccttggccatctttggaattggccattatcgggggcatttgtgtttcacaaacacatcttgttaataTTGCAGTgtcggatttaagggggcgcgGTTGATCCCATTCCcttcctgttttttttttttttcaaatgtaaggtaaattgtggtctcttgtttaggaaaacataaacgataaaagaagcaacaatttcctccactcttaattaaaaaatcttttgatttttatgaatttctttTATTGTGAGAACTTCATTTTTTCCCCCAAAACCCTAACAATCtacgtacatgtaattttatcaatttcaccttatcaaaatgacagaaaatagtaaaaattactacataggagacatatttcaagcactataaaatctgcaaaaatcCAGGAGCTCCTGGCCCCCACCAGGACTTCGCCTTGGTCCTGCTGGGGGCTTCAagttgcgcccccccccccccacctaacCACCCCTGTATTGGGTCTACTTACATTTCACCCtgcgttattttcattttcaagcatttcgTCAAAATAAAGACTATCTTGAACCCCAATTTagtaagaaattgaatgtcttATTATATTCTTGTGACACATTAATCATGGTTCtttctcaaattatttcaaacttttcttaggtactcgatattaaacacgagtgtttgaaaaagtgtttgaaaaaagtaactactttcattcaaagtatggggcatattctgtttcttaaCACGTCTGTGCGTTCCATGCGATATGTGTTAGACAAAGAAAACTCTCATTcatgttgtttttgagaaaaataaatagaCCGGTCGCTTCAAAAATCTTGATACCCATGCGTTACTAAATCTATTCAGAATGGTCACGATGGTCCACGGTGTATAACGTCAAGTCGTACGTTACAACATGAAACGCAAACTTTCTAATGCATCCAATACATCATACATATTTAAGGTATTCTACCGCTACCAATTTCCacatatatgtttatgtaatataatgaataagatgttaatgataccaaaactgaatttgtggtgaaaatctaaataacacattattcaTGGATTTTGGTTTTGGCCTTTTAACCCCACCATGAGCgtgcttccggcgaagaaatgcttcgatttgatgcaattcctGCGCCGATCTACGGCCGAGTCTTTTTACCGGTTAcagaaaaggacgagcgcgtgatccgattggttTCAATGTTGTTACTTCAGCGTCATTATAACTTTCAAATCCAACAAAATATCAACCAATCGGAACTCTTCGAATGTCTCGCGCGCTCGATATAGATCTaagtcgagtgcgcgagacattcgaggagttccgattgaaaTATCAACGTCAAAACAATTCGTCAGACTTCAACGTTGTCCATTCAACGTcattaaaactttcaaatgcaACCACCTTCCAACCTCATATCAACGTTgcaaaccaaacaaaaaactggtataaaataatcatactgtttactttgaacaaaattgaGTATTGAAAGTAATtacaccctcctgtgatgtcatcagattttgcaaaatcaattatatagacctatgtattttatttgataatttgttagttttaactctaatgaatgaaaataaatacacattttaaacttgtatcagataaaactgcgagtatggagttaccttaatttCCAAATTGCATGCCAGAGTCTCGTATTTTTGccaatcaaattaaattaaaacatgaataattGTTTAAACAACTAATGGATGAGAAAATGGCGGTGTCTGTATGATAACACGTATTACGGAATATCGGAACCATCATTTCGTCTCCATTTCCGTCGCGTTTAGTTTACCCAAGGAAATCAAGTTTTCTGCGTTAATTTGGGCAACATTTCATTAATCAAGCCTTACTTAGTTACTATCAGATATAGTGAGTTCAGGCACAGTTTAGCGTCGTTTCTTTTAAAGATGAGGGGTGGGGGAGCAAACGGAGAGTAGAGACATGAGCACTGAAAAAAATAACTAGTGAAATACACTAAGCAAACTAGTAAAACTACTGTCCATACAATCACTAATTTAAAAGTAGTTTTTGCTAGGTGTTAAGTAAGTTTACTATTTGTTAACTAGTAATTTAACTAATCAGACAGTAAAACATTACTTCAGTCAATAGTAAATATTAGTATGCATTCAGTAGATTTACTAATTTTCCATTCCTGTATTCCATTGCCAAAATTACTAGCATTCTAGTAATTTAACTGATAGGACAAGTAAAATCGCCAGGAATATTTCTAGTTACATCACTATCTTGCTTAGTAAATACATTACTAACTAGTCATGAGCAAGTCTTTACGAGGCATCCTAGTTAAATTAACTAGTTATTTTTTTTCAGTGAGGGGTTGTTTCAACAGTAAACACATACACGTACCACATCAATATAATTCAATGATTATTTAAAACACGACGTAATAGAATGTACACCAAAAGTCGTGAGGGAATGTTGTTTAAACGTTGTTTCAACGCTGATACAATGTTGGATAGTCGTAACCTTCAATGATTGAAATAGGAACGTTATTTCAACGTTGACACAACCaccgtgtacaatgccacatgcAGGGACCGTGATCAGTGTAGCACGGGGATGTGAATTCGAAGCGAAGAAAGTAGGTCGACAAGTATTCAAAGACtgattgtgtttaatcaaactaaattttgatagccaaaagtattgcacggaAGACACTGGTTATTGACAAGATAGCACTAGCAATTGGGGAGCTTAGaactctttgaaaattttccaacacttcgacaatatacaggtagggtaggcgccgggtatatttgtcagtgtatttaatgagaaatCTTCATTCCTACTGCATAAAGTGTCACCTTTTTTATTTACCAGAAACATTTCCTTTAAATGGGAACTGAATATTTGACTGAAGAAAccaacacaaaatcatgatatgccgagtatttgactgaaaacctCGTGTGGCGTAGGGAGGTGAAAATCTTGTGGCGTAGGGAGACCGGGAATCCTTTTAACGTAAGCAAAGTTTCTCACTAAATTACACATCCTCAGCtcagtaaatattgtttttattcaaaatcatatcgaaaattctcaaatcatttttttcaaaGGGAGTCCAAGTAAAATTACAGTGCATGATTGACTGTTATCTATATGTTAAACTTATAAGTGTTTTGCAGAGTAAATTTGATAGCATGTGgatgaaatgataaaatgtgtttgaaatggAATATTTTGTGCAGTTTTCGGGTTTGAAATCGATGAACTTCAAATCTtgtgatatgcatatttactttctatGGTGTCcagatagggccatttgcaaaagcgtgacaacacgttagtcacaacacgccgtcacacCGATAAGCAACTCGCCTTCGCACCGACAAGCAACACACCGACAAGCAACACGCCGTCACTCTAACACAACTTGACACAACTCgcgcttgtctgcgcgaagacGAGTTGTGTTAATGTGAAGCCGCGTTGCTTGTCGGCGCAAAGGTGCGTTGAATGTCGGCATGAAAGAGCGAAGGCGCGTCGCTTGTTGGCGTGTTGTGACCAACGCGCAgccacgc is part of the Ostrea edulis chromosome 2, xbOstEdul1.1, whole genome shotgun sequence genome and harbors:
- the LOC125662227 gene encoding uncharacterized protein K02A2.6-like is translated as MATSLDKTMQKAIEFSRTGNWHEMKRLEDESVDLLELQALRSVQDELVVYTDNGLLRDGRLVLPKSLAIAHEGHQGISRTKALLRSKVWFPGLNDLVENVLKFCLACQSVIDKPSRIEPFKMSDMPSGPWKNLSADFCGPLPSGEYLFVVTDEFTRYPVVEIMKSTSANATIPVLDKVISMFGIPKVVKTDNGSPFNSAAFKEYSENTGFHHRKIAPRWPRANAQAESFNKPMMKAVRAAHVEKKNWKQELYRFLRQYRNTPHPSTGFSPFTLMFGLDTRTKLPQVSKTSIRGMDEIARQQDEYARRKMKLGNRSTT